The sequence TAAAGAAAAGGATCGTCCCAAAAATGTCTCCTCACCTCtttaaagaatttcttcttttgttgtgaTGAATAGCCGTGAGGAATAGTACCACTGGCCAAGTAGTTTTCTATATCAGCATACCATAGGATCTCCTTAATAGCTAGAGCTAGAAGTTGCTCATCAAGAAATGAATCATCGATGGGGGAATCCTCATCACCTTCACCATTAATGACAAGTTGGGAGAGATGATCAGCAACAACATTTTCGTCTCCTTTCTTATCCTTAATTTTCAAGTCAAGTTCTTGTAACAACAAAATCCACCGAATCAAGCGAGGTTTAGCATCTTTCTTACTCATCAAATACCCCAATGCTGCGTGATCTGTGTGAACTATCACCTTCGATCCAACCAGATAGGACCGAAACTTCTCCATTGCATACACCACTGCCAACAATTCCTTCTCGGTTGTGGCATAGTTCATTTGGGCTGAATCAAGAGTTTTGCTTGTGTAGTGGATGGCGTGGAGCCTGCCATCTTTCCTCTGGCCCAACACTCCCCCAACTGCATAGTCACTGGCATTGCACATGATTTCAAATGGAAGATTCCAGTCCGGCGATTACATGACTAGGGCAGATATAAGAGCTTGCTTTAACCTGTCAAAAGCCTCAATACAAACATCAGTAAAAACAAAGGGAACATCCTTGCCTAAGAGCTTAGTTAGAGGTCGAGCAATTTTTGAAAAGTCCTTGATAAAACGGCGATAAAACCCCACATGACCAAGGAAACTCCTTACTCCTTTTACAAAATTAGGCGGTGGTAAACACTTAGTGACTTCTATCTTAGCCCTGTCAACTTCGATGCCCCTATGAGAAACAACATGACCCAAAACGACACCCTGTTGTACCATGAAATGGCATTTTTCCCAATTGAGAATTAGGTTGACTTCTTTACATCTATGGAGCACCCCTTCCAAATTATTAAGGCAAACATCAAAAGATGTTCCATAGActgagaagtcatccataaaaaCTTCCATAGAATTCTCAATAAGACTTGAGAAAATTGCCATCATGCATCGTTGAAAAGTAGCAGGAGCATTACATAATCCAAATGGCATTCTTTGATAAGTGAAGGTGCCATAAGGGCAGGTAAAAGTAGTTTTTTACTGATCGTCAGGATGAATAAGAATTTGGCAAAACCCTGAGTATCCATCTAGCCAACAGAAAAAGGAATGCTTTGCCAATCTTTCTAACATTTGATCAATAAACGGGAGAGGAAAGTGGTCTTTGTGCACCCTTGTCATTCTTGACAACAGTCATACCTCCTTTCTTTGGAACCACTTGTACAGGACTAATCCACTTACTATCCGAGATAGGATAGATTATCCCTGCATCAAGCAATTTAAGAACTTCCTTTTTGACTACTTCCATCATATTTGGATTAAGCCTTCTTTGAGATTCTATAGAAGAGGTATGGTCGTCCTCAAGATTGATCTTATGCATGCAGAAAGATGGGTTAATACCCTTAATATCATCAATAGTGTACCCAATGACATTCCTATATTTCCTCAAAATCACAAGCAATTGCTCAATTTGTATGTCATTAAGTTTAGCATTAACAATAATAGGGTATGTCTTATTAGGACCCATAAACACATATTTCAAGTTAGAGGGAAGGGGTGTTAATTCTACCTCAGGAGGCGTAGTGCTCTCCTTAGACTCCTTTGGTTTGACCACTTCCTTAATAGGCTCATCAGCTGCTAGCGCTTGTGTCTCCTTCAAGAGCCTCTTGTACTCCCTTGTTCCCCAATCCTCTTTATCTGCACTCCCTATTAAGATCGTCAGCAATGAATCATCGAGTTGTAAATCCGTGGCCTTAGCTTCCACTACTTCATCTAGAGCATCCACGCTATAAATTGTTTCCTCCTTAGAAGGAGAACCCATAGAACTTGTGAGTGAATACTCCACCTTCTCATCACTCACTTCAAAGGTGATTTTTCCCATTCTTCATGTCAATGATGGCCTCAGCAATGGCCAAGAAGGGTCTCCCTAGAATGATAGGGACTTGCGCATCTTCTTCCATCTCCATAACCACAAAATCACAAGGGATGAAGAATTTTCTAACTCTAAATGGCACATCCTCAAGAATACCCAAAGGAAATTTCACCGATATGTCTGCCAACTGTAGGGAGATGCGCGTGGGTTTTAATTCACCCATCTGAAGTTTCTTGCAAATTGATAGGGGCATAAGACTGACACTTGCCCCTAGATCACATAAAGCCTTCTTTATTTCGATGTCACCTAGCTTGACTGGAATGGAATAGCTCCCTAGATCTCCTAGCTTCTTTAGAAGCTTGTTTTGCAATATAGCACTGCATTCAGCTGCCAGTGAGACCGTTGCATTCTCTTCGATTTTCCTCTTGTTAGAGAGCATGTCCTTTAGGAATTTAGCATCGGAGGGCATCTTTGAGATTGCGTCCAAGAATAGGATGTTGATTTGCAACTTCTTTAGGATGTCTAGAAATTTTCCATACTTCTTTTCTAGCTTTGCCTGTGCCAATCGTTGTGGGAAAGGTAAATGTGGCTTGTAAGGTTTAATGACAATAGGctctttcttctcttcaattttctctttttttatcatCTTCTCAGCTTCAACCATCTCTTTCTCTACTGCAACTGCTTTCTTTTGAACTACCTTCGGTGGAAGGTCTTCTAGCTCTCTACTATTCCTCAAAGTTACAACATTAACTTGACCCTTAGGTGGTTACTCGGTGTTACCAGGAAAGTGACCCGGAACCTTTAAAGATTGATCCACTTGTTGAGCAAGTTAGCTTATCTGATAATCCATGAGCTTGGTTTGAGCTTGAATCTGTTGAACTGTAGCAGTAGGAAGACTATTATGTTTTAACTGCTCTTCCCAATACTTGTCTTGCTTAGCCTGTGAGGCTGCAAAAGTTTCAACCAAAGCTTCTAGATTGGACTTGGGTTGTGGTGAGGAGGTTGTTGGTTGTAGTTTTGATGATTGAAGGGTGGTTTATTTTGAAAACCTGGAGGATGATTGAAGTTGTTGCGAGGTGGTGGTGGTAAGGTGGGTTCAACTGATTTTGAGTGTTCTTGTAAGAGAATGTTGGGTTTTGTTTCCAACCTTCATTGTAAGTGTTGGAGTAGGGATAATAGGGTCTCCTTTGCTGGTTGTTGTTATAGAGAGCGTTAGCTTGCTCCATTAACATCTTAACATATTGACACTCACTTGCAGTATGTCCCTGTACTCCACATGTCCCACAAGATGCTATCACAAATGGCCCGCTCGAAGTTGATCAACCTTAAGTGACAAAGCCTGCACAGTACTAGTCAAGAGAGTCATTGCATCAACGTCATGTTTACCCCCTTTCTTTGCACTGTTTCTCCCACTTGAGTGAAACTTATCATTAGCAGCCATCTTCTCAAGTAATGCCTTAGC is a genomic window of Ricinus communis isolate WT05 ecotype wild-type chromosome 2, ASM1957865v1, whole genome shotgun sequence containing:
- the LOC125369261 gene encoding uncharacterized protein LOC125369261 → MFVESFIVQHDVKEILMPRRILYRETSKGSYPAALHDLAFKANDKAKKQFTLPAARGLQCHDVARPWLDLESWVLTDLNISIKDMKFCTGVGGVNDCPVNHIDNFFENCDTFKINNVSDDAIRLRLFPFSLRDKAKEWLKDEGISTFDSWDKLVKAFLAKFLGQEKTARLRTELSTLCQLDDESLIYIDTASGGNFVEKVPTEAKALLEKMAANDKFHSSGRNSAKKGGKHDVDAMTLLTSTVQALSLKGHTASECQYVKMLMEQANALYNNNQQRRPYYPYSNTYNEGWKQNPTFSYKNTQNQLNPPYHHHLATTSIILQGQVNVVTLRNSRELEDLPPKVVQKKAVAVEKEMVEAEKMIKKEKIEEKKEPIVIKPYKPHLPFPQRLAQAKLEKKYGKFLDILKKLQINILFLDAISKMPSDAKFLKDMLSNKRKIEENATVSLAAECSAILQNKLLKKLGDLGSYSIPVKLGDIEIKKALCDLGASVSLMPLSICKKLQMGELKPTRISLQLADISVKFPLGILEDVPFRVRKFFIPCDFVVMEMEEDAQVPIILGRPFLAIAEAIIDMKNGKNHL